A single Ziziphus jujuba cultivar Dongzao chromosome 11, ASM3175591v1 DNA region contains:
- the LOC107433329 gene encoding uncharacterized protein LOC107433329 translates to MAPTRSSGLVDPGWEHGIAQDEKKKKVKCNYCGKIVSGGIYRLKQHLARVSGEVTYCDKAPEDVYLRMKENLEGCRSNKKPRHSGDDGQAYLNFHTNDDEEQELHVAYRSKGKQLMGDRNLGMKLTPLRSLGYVDPGWEHCIAQDERKKKVKCNYCDKIVSGGINRFKQHLARIPGEVAPCKHAPEEVYLKIKDNMKWHRTGRKQRRPDAKEILTFYPQSDNEDEEDEQVEADLHLIRKERLIDADGRLGKDLRKTFKGVSPSTVSEPLLKRSRLDSIFLNTFKGQTPESFKQVKVKTGSNKKSRKEVISAICKFFYHAGVPLQAANSLYFHKMLELVGQYGYGLVGPPSQLISGRFLQEEIATLKSYLVECKASWAITGCSILADSWRDTRGRTLINFLSSGPNGMYFVSSADATEVVEDAFSLFKLLDKVVEEIGEDNVVQVITQNTPSYKTAGKMLEDKRRNLFWTPCATYCIDQMLEDFLKIRCVGECMERGQKITKLVYNQNWLLNLMKNEFTQGQELLRPTVTRSASSFTTLRSLLDHKTGLRRMFQSIKWISSRCSKTGEGKEVEKIVLNATFWKKVQFVMKSVDPVMEVLQKFDSGGSLSMPSIYYDMYRAKLAIKSIHGDDARKYGPFWNVIDNHWNVFYHPLYMAAHFLNPSCRYHSDFVAHTEVVRGLNECIVRLEPDNARRISASMQISDYNSAKADFGTELAISTRTELDPAAWWQQHGISCLELQRIAVRILSQTCSSFACEHDWSLFDQIYNQRHNRLAQKRMNDLVYVHYNLRLRERQLRKKSNSSISLDSVLLERLLDDWIVEEEKKALLEDEEIHCNEMEQVETYENAMIYYEDGSIETRKVSVEEVTLGDVNVNAANAGVDSDDDADINFFEDEMSD, encoded by the exons ATGGCCCCAACTCGTTCCTCTGGACTTGTTGACCCTGGATGGGAGCATGGAATCGCTCAAgatgagaaaaagaagaaagttaaATGCAATTACTGTGGAAAAATAGTGAGTGGTGGAATATACAGATTAAAGCAACATTTAGCACGAGTGTCTGGAGAAGTCACTTACTGTGATAAGGCTCCTGAAGATGTATATctgagaatgaaagaaaatttggAAGGATGCCGTTCCAATAAGAAACCAAGGCATTCTGGAGATGATGGACAAGCATATTTGAACTTCCACACCAATGATGATGAAGAGCAGGAGTTGCATGTTGCATATAGGAGcaaaggaaaacaattaatgGGTGATAGGAACTTAGGTATGAAGTTGACTCCTCTTCGCTCGTTAGGATATGTTGATCCTGGGTGGGAGCATTGCATTGCTCAGGATGAGAGGAAGAAAAAGGTGAAATGCAATTATTGTGACAAAATAGTTAGTGGGGGTATTAATCGATTTAAGCAACATTTAGCTAGAATTCCAGGCGAAGTAGCACCTTGTAAACATGCTCCAGAAGAAGTGtatctgaagataaaagacaacATGAAATGGCATCGTACTGGCAGGAAACAAAGAAGACCTGATGCTAAGGAGATCTTAACTTTCTATCCACAGTCAGATAACGAGGATGAAGAAGACGAGCAAGTGGAAGCTGATCTGCATCTTATAAGAAAGGAAAGACTGATTGATGCTGATGGAAGATTGGGCAAAGATCTGAGAAAGACTTTCAAGGGGGTATCTCCAAGCACTGTTTCTGAACCATTATTAAAAAGATCGAGACTGGATTCCATTTTTCTGAACACATTTAAGGGTCAAACCCCAGAATCATTCAAGCAAGTAAAAGTTAAAACAGGGTCCAACAAAAAATCCCGCAAGGAAGTTATTTCTGccatttgcaaatttttttaccatgcAGGAGTTCCTTTACAAGCTGCAAACTCTCTGTACTTCCATAAGATGCTGGAATTGGTTGGTCAATATGGTTATGGGTTGGTCGGACCTCCAAGTCAACTAATATCTGGTCGATTTCTGCAGGAGGAAATTGCAACCCTTAAAAGCTACCTGGTTGAGTGTAAGGCTTCTTGGGCAATCACTGGTTGTTCTATACTGGCAGATAGTTGGAGAGATACACGTGGTAggacattaattaattttttgtcttCTGGACCAAATGGCATGTACTTTGTTTCTTCAGCTGATGCCACTGAAGTAGTAGAAGATGCTTTTAGTTTGTTTAAGCTACTTGACAAAGTGGTGGAAGAGATTGGTGAGGACAATGTGGTGCAG GTTATCACTCAGAATACTCCCAGTTATAAAACAGCTGGGAAGATGCTTGAAGACAAGAGAAGGAATCTATTCTGGACCCCTTGTGCCACATATTGTATTGATCAGATGCTTGAAGACTTTTTGAAGATCAGATGTGTAGGAGAGTGCATGGAGAGGGGTCAAAAGATTACAAAGCTTGTTTACAACCAGAATTGGTTGTTAAATCTTATGAAGAATGAATTCACTCAGGGACAGGAGCTTTTGAGGCCAACTGTTACCCGATCTGCCTCTAGCTTTACTACCTTACGAAGTTTGCTGGACCACAAAACTGGTCTTAGAAGAATGTTTCAATCAATCAAATGGATTTCATCTCGGTGCTCCAAAACAGGTGAAGGTAAAGAAGtggaaaaaattgtattaaatgcTACGTTTTGGAAGAAGGTACAGTTTGTTATGAAATCAGTGGACCCAGTTATGGAAGTTCTTCAAAAGTTTGATAGTGGTGGCAGCTTATCAATGCCctctatatattatgatatgtaCAGGGCAAAGCTTGCTATTAAATCCATTCATGGCGATGATGCACGTAAATATGGACCATTCTGGAATGTCATTGACAATCACTGGAACGTGTTCTACCACCCTCTATATATGGCTGCTCACTTCTTAAATCCATCATGCCGTTACCATTCTGATTTTGTGGCG CATACGGAGGTGGTCCGTGGACTTAATGAATGCATTGTTAGGCTGGAGCCGGACAATGCAAGGAGGATTTCTGCATCTATGCAG ATCTCTGATTACAATTCTGCAAAAGCTGATTTTGGAACTGAATTGGCAATTAGTACAAGAACAGAGCTTGATCCAG CTGCATGGTGGCAGCAACATGGGATAAGTTGCTTAGAGTTGCAACGAATAGCTGTGCGAATTCTAAGTCAGACTTGCTCGTCGTTTGCTTGTGAGCATGACTGGAGTTTATTTGATCAGATATACAACCAGAGACACAATCGTTTAGCACAGAAAAGAATGAATGACCTTGTTTATGTTCACTACAACTTGCGACTGAGAGAACgccaattaagaaaaaaatccaaCAGTTCTATCTCACTTGACAGTGTACTGTTGGAACGGTTGCTGGATGATTGGATTgtagaagaagagaaaaaagccTTGCTAGAAGATGAG GAAATCCATTGTAACGAAATGGAGCAGGTGGAAACATATGAGAATGCTATGATATATTATGAAGATGGAAGCATAGAAACAAGGAAGGTAAGTGTTGAGGAAGTAACTTTGGGTGATGTAAACGTCAATGCTGCAAATGCTGGTGTGGACTCTGATGATGATGCTGATATTAACTTTTTTGAAGATGAAATGAGTGATTAA